A single genomic interval of Helianthus annuus cultivar XRQ/B chromosome 6, HanXRQr2.0-SUNRISE, whole genome shotgun sequence harbors:
- the LOC110944388 gene encoding uncharacterized protein LOC110944388, with product MNNNVETSSVQERESDDAHDEEDEEDESVTFSTDDEVGHVKKLVEPHSCTRSNKGANKVATQGWVVSAVIDKLKCDGDVSIKELHKWVKINFNVDLPYMKIFRGKEQAYSDLYGNWEDSFIKTNAFKEELLRRNPGSVVEVDIETKACWKGFLVGCRPYISLDACHLKGKFKRVLVAANSVNGNNSIFSVAYGVPESENKNSWIWFLELLKKVIGTPNGLVISSDLQKGVDIAITQVYPNVEHRECIRHLFSNFNKHFRGDLFTRNLWQAAKTYCVNEHDRLLNEITGANKDALTYLNENHNKIWSCCRFGETSKCNYVTNNISESFNAWIGEVRYKPVLKLLDSIREKIMVRFDKKMRLSKRWKGSLVPKTKTYLDKISKKLGAYKICKSGENRAEVKYEDKRWEVSLDERKCSCRVWQKLGAYKICKSGENRAEVKYEDKRWEVSLDERKCTCRVWQFKLAYALEVAPMPTKDQWLHIDNKEKTYPPTIKRPPGDQERT from the exons ATGAATAATAATGTCGAGACAAGCTCGGTGCAAGAAAG GGAATCGGATGATGCtcatgatgaagaagatgaggagGATGAATCAGTAACTTTTAGTACAGATGATGAAGTTGGGCAT GTTAAGAAATTGGTCGAACCACATTCTTGTACTAGAAGCAACAAAGGTGCGAATAAGGTGGCAACACAAGGATGGGTTGTAAGTGCGGTTATAGATAAGTTGAAATGCGACGGGGATGTCTCAATTAAAGAACTCCACAAGTGGGTTAAGATAAATTTCAATGTTGATCTACCCTACATGAAAATCTTTCGAGGTAAAGAACAAGCTTATAGTGATTTGTACGGGAATTGGGAAGACTCATTCATAAAGACGAATGCTTTTAAAGAGGAACTATTAAGGCGAAATCCGGGAAGCGTTGTCGAAGTTGACATTGAGACTAAAG CTTGTTGGAAGGGGTTTCTTGTTGGTTGTCGTCCCTATATTTCTCTAGATGCATGCCATCTAAAAGGCAAGTTTAAAAGGGTACTAGTCGCTGCTAATAGTGTTAATGGTAACAATTCTATTTTTTCGGTGGCTTATGGTGTACCTGAATCTGAAAACAAGAACTCATGGATATGGTTTCTTGAGTTACTTAAGAAAGTAATCGGTACGCCTAATGGACTAGTTATATCATCAGATTTGCAAAAGGGTGTAGACATTGCAATTACACAAGTTTACCCTAATGTTGAGCATAGAGAGTGCATTAGGCACTTATTTAGTAACTTCAATAAGCATTTTCGTGGTGATTTATTCACACGAAATTTATGGCAAGCTGCAAAGACCTATTGTGTAAACGAGCATGATCGACTATTAAATGAAATTACTGGAGCAAATAAAGATGCACTTACTTATCTTAATGAGAATCACAATAAGATATGGAGTTGTTGTAGGTTTGGGGAGACATCAAAGTGTAACTATGTTACAAATAATATTTCGGAGTCATTTAATGCGTGGATAGGTGAGGTGCGTTATAAACCGGTTCTTAAATTACTTGATTCCATTAGAGAGAAGATTATGGTACGATTTGACAAAAAAATGAGGCTTTCAAAAAGATGGAAGGGTTCCTTAGTACCAAAAACTAAGACTTACCTCGACAAAATCTCTAAG AAATTGGGTGCATATAAAATTTGTAAAAGTGGTGAAAATCGAGCTGAGGTGAAATACGAGGACAAGCGTTGGGAGGTTTCCCTTGATGAGAGAAAGTGTTCTTGTCGGGTTTGGCAG AAATTAGGTGCATATAAAATTTGTAAAAGTGGTGAAAATCGAGCTGAGGTGAAATACGAGGACAAGCGTTGGGAGGTTTCCCTTGATGAGAGAAAGTGTACTTGTCGGGTTTGGCAG TTTAAATTAGCTTATGCTTTAGAAGTTGCCCCAATGCCTACAAAGGATCAATGGTTGCATATAGATAACAAGGAGAAGACATACCCACCTACAATCAAACGTCCACCTGGAGACCAAGAAAGAACATAA